One window from the genome of uncultured Cohaesibacter sp. encodes:
- a CDS encoding MipA/OmpV family protein, protein MAVNYTAQRARITCALSLLMLSSALPAKAGNVYETLMAGGFTEASYWDITLGGGLFFMPQYEGSDTYKALPLPYFDIMWNDTLFLSTQKGLGANLLSYDAFKLGASISYNQGRKESDSRSELKGMGNISGGLNGNIFVEYDTGPVKLYSNARRYFAGSKGWSGELGIKTFVPLAMLGGADAASVRPDPNAVGHGLTGPAISLGASAEWADGDYMQDYFGVNAAQSAASGHGVYNANAGFKAVAIEGGLYHPVGPNLLLGGTIKYKHLVGDAVESPVPTNDNQMSGSIFATYSF, encoded by the coding sequence ATGGCTGTCAACTATACCGCGCAGCGCGCAAGGATCACTTGCGCCCTTTCACTCCTCATGCTCAGTAGTGCTCTGCCTGCCAAGGCGGGCAACGTCTATGAGACGCTGATGGCAGGAGGATTCACCGAAGCAAGCTATTGGGATATCACCCTCGGTGGCGGGCTCTTCTTCATGCCTCAATATGAAGGGTCTGATACCTACAAGGCTTTGCCTCTGCCCTATTTCGATATCATGTGGAACGACACACTGTTCTTGAGCACTCAGAAGGGTCTGGGGGCTAATCTGTTGTCCTACGACGCATTCAAGTTGGGTGCTTCCATCAGTTACAATCAGGGACGCAAAGAGAGCGACAGCCGTTCTGAACTGAAGGGGATGGGCAACATTTCCGGAGGACTGAACGGAAATATTTTCGTCGAATATGATACCGGACCTGTCAAGCTTTACAGCAATGCGAGACGGTATTTCGCCGGCTCCAAAGGCTGGAGCGGCGAACTGGGTATCAAGACTTTCGTGCCGCTTGCCATGCTTGGGGGCGCGGATGCCGCATCAGTCCGGCCCGATCCCAATGCTGTGGGCCATGGTCTCACCGGTCCGGCCATCAGCCTCGGCGCTTCAGCCGAATGGGCAGATGGTGATTATATGCAGGACTATTTTGGCGTGAATGCTGCCCAGTCGGCGGCTTCAGGTCATGGTGTCTATAACGCCAATGCCGGGTTCAAGGCTGTCGCAATTGAAGGCGGGCTCTATCATCCCGTCGGCCCCAACTTGTTGCTCGGCGGAACGATCAAGTACAAGCACCTCGTCGGAGATGCGGTGGAAAGCCCGGTGCCGACAAACGACAATCAGATGTCCGGTTCGATTTTCGCGACCTACAGTTTCTGA
- a CDS encoding MATE family efflux transporter — translation MTNEETQPSGSSATEHTSPRPPIQRGKFVSGSIFRHVVTMTAAGSVGLLAVFSVDFANLFYISLLGETELAAAIGYSATIMFFNNAVGIGMTIAGSAIVARALGPGDKELARRRAGSALITVFGIMVVLASVLYNFIPDLLTLIGATGEAHEVAVGFLSIVIPSLPLLGISMMLAGFLRASGDAKASMLVTLSGGFASAVLDPIFIFGLDMGVTGAAIASVLSRIVMIGAGLRGAVYLHNLVRLPRTFAEMLEHWKVLLPIALPAILTNVATPVGNAYVTMAIAPYGDEVVAGWAIVGRIIPLSYTALFALSGSVGPIFGQNLGARQMDRVKETLKASMYFILGYTTLIWLILFVAQEWIVLVFGAEGNTAEFVRYYCTWIAPSGIFLGFLFVTNAAFNNLGHPTYSTGFNWGRATLGTVPPVMLGTYLAGAEGALMGQAVGNFVFGLAAIVTCFYVINREDHWRRSGHARPTTGSLFPTGPVAIVFRQGQHVSAAKGQQAVSLCVMS, via the coding sequence ATGACCAACGAGGAAACGCAGCCCTCCGGCTCCAGCGCAACCGAGCACACGTCTCCCCGCCCGCCTATTCAGCGCGGCAAGTTTGTCAGTGGCTCGATCTTTCGCCATGTGGTCACCATGACGGCGGCGGGATCGGTGGGGCTTCTGGCGGTCTTCTCCGTCGACTTTGCCAACCTGTTCTATATCTCGCTTCTCGGCGAGACGGAGCTGGCTGCCGCCATCGGATATTCGGCGACGATCATGTTTTTCAACAATGCGGTCGGGATCGGCATGACCATTGCCGGGTCTGCCATTGTCGCGCGCGCGCTGGGTCCCGGAGACAAGGAACTGGCCCGCCGCAGGGCGGGAAGTGCCCTGATCACGGTGTTCGGGATCATGGTGGTGCTGGCAAGTGTGCTCTACAATTTCATTCCCGACCTTCTGACCCTGATCGGGGCGACGGGAGAGGCCCACGAGGTCGCAGTCGGGTTCCTGTCCATCGTCATTCCGTCGCTGCCGCTCCTCGGCATCTCGATGATGCTGGCCGGGTTCCTGCGTGCCAGTGGCGACGCCAAGGCATCGATGCTGGTGACCCTCTCGGGTGGCTTTGCCTCGGCGGTGCTCGACCCGATCTTCATTTTTGGCCTCGACATGGGTGTCACGGGCGCTGCAATCGCTTCGGTGCTGTCGCGGATTGTGATGATCGGGGCGGGCCTGCGCGGCGCGGTCTATCTGCATAATCTGGTGCGCCTGCCGCGCACCTTTGCCGAAATGCTCGAGCACTGGAAGGTGTTGCTGCCCATCGCCTTGCCAGCCATCCTGACCAATGTGGCAACGCCTGTCGGCAACGCCTATGTGACCATGGCCATCGCCCCGTACGGGGATGAGGTGGTTGCCGGTTGGGCCATTGTCGGGCGCATCATACCCCTCTCCTACACGGCTCTATTTGCCCTCTCCGGATCTGTCGGACCGATCTTTGGGCAGAATCTGGGGGCGCGTCAGATGGATCGCGTCAAGGAGACCCTCAAGGCCTCGATGTATTTCATCCTTGGCTATACGACGCTGATCTGGCTCATCCTCTTTGTGGCGCAGGAGTGGATCGTCTTGGTGTTCGGCGCCGAAGGCAACACCGCCGAATTCGTGCGCTACTACTGCACATGGATTGCGCCAAGCGGCATCTTTCTGGGCTTTCTCTTTGTCACCAACGCCGCCTTCAACAATCTGGGCCATCCCACCTATTCAACCGGTTTCAACTGGGGACGGGCGACGCTGGGCACGGTGCCGCCGGTAATGCTGGGCACCTATCTGGCCGGAGCGGAAGGCGCTCTGATGGGACAGGCGGTCGGCAACTTCGTGTTTGGCCTTGCTGCCATCGTCACCTGTTTCTACGTGATCAACAGGGAAGACCACTGGCGACGATCCGGACACGCCAGACCAACCACGGGAAGTCTATTCCCAACGGGCCCTGTCGCCATTGTCTTCCGGCAAGGCCAACATGTGAGTGCTGCCAAGGGACAGCAAGCCGTCAGCTTGTGCGTCATGTCATGA
- a CDS encoding DUF2093 domain-containing protein has protein sequence MMITLPTAGKEAKIRYLDGDYQIVSGGSFVTCAVTGRPIALEDLKYWSVARQEAYVDAAASYEAEKKAMQG, from the coding sequence ATGATGATCACACTGCCAACCGCTGGCAAGGAAGCCAAAATTCGCTATCTGGACGGAGATTATCAGATTGTTTCCGGTGGCAGCTTTGTCACCTGTGCAGTCACCGGTCGTCCCATCGCACTTGAGGATCTGAAATACTGGTCAGTCGCACGGCAGGAAGCCTATGTGGATGCGGCGGCGTCCTATGAGGCAGAAAAGAAGGCCATGCAAGGATAG
- a CDS encoding 3-deoxy-D-manno-octulosonic acid transferase has protein sequence MDWSGRIALSAYRTAGYAFSPLVPLFLTLRDSRGKEIRARRNERYGKPSIERPSGPLVWVHAASVGETNAVMPLIEQIVETGASVVLTTTTVTSAKVAERRLPKGAVHQFVPLDILPFVRRFLTFWQPDLALFVESELWPNIMSELNHRDIALIIVNGRMSERSYKRWSKFPFAVRQMFGNVPLCLAQTEEDRSRYTRLGVANVEVTGNLKFDVPPPAADEEQLQALRNVIGTRPVWIAASTHPGEERLLAQAHKRMAARLPQLLTIIVPRHPERGEEIEKEMRVLVPNVQRRSVAPGLNPQTGIYLCDTLGELGLFYRLSRIAFVGGSLVNHGGQNPIEPARLGCAILHGPHTGNFKDIYEALDRIGGAESMGSERDLIQTLARMFSSPAEVHRRSELARQALRPFAGALDRTMMELTPFLNPLKINAELNRANTEGGFRAP, from the coding sequence ATGGACTGGTCAGGACGCATCGCACTTTCTGCATATCGCACAGCAGGCTATGCGTTCAGCCCACTGGTCCCCCTGTTTCTGACGCTCCGTGACTCGCGCGGCAAGGAGATCCGCGCCCGCAGGAACGAGCGCTATGGCAAACCCTCGATCGAGCGCCCGTCAGGGCCGCTGGTTTGGGTCCACGCCGCCTCCGTCGGTGAAACCAACGCCGTCATGCCCCTCATCGAGCAGATCGTGGAAACTGGCGCCTCTGTGGTGCTGACCACCACGACAGTCACCTCGGCCAAGGTCGCCGAGCGGCGCCTGCCGAAAGGGGCTGTGCACCAGTTCGTGCCTCTTGATATCCTGCCATTCGTCCGGCGGTTTCTGACCTTCTGGCAACCGGATCTGGCGCTGTTCGTTGAGTCCGAGCTTTGGCCGAACATCATGAGCGAGCTCAATCATCGGGATATCGCGCTGATCATTGTCAACGGGCGCATGTCCGAGCGCTCCTACAAGCGCTGGTCCAAGTTCCCCTTCGCCGTGCGACAAATGTTTGGCAATGTGCCGCTCTGTCTGGCACAGACCGAAGAGGATCGGAGCCGCTACACCCGCCTTGGCGTCGCCAATGTTGAGGTGACGGGCAATCTCAAGTTTGACGTCCCGCCTCCGGCCGCCGATGAAGAGCAGCTCCAAGCCTTGCGCAACGTCATCGGCACCCGACCCGTCTGGATCGCAGCGAGCACCCATCCGGGCGAGGAACGTCTGCTGGCGCAGGCCCACAAGCGCATGGCCGCACGCCTGCCACAGCTTCTGACGATCATCGTGCCGCGTCACCCCGAACGGGGCGAGGAGATCGAGAAGGAGATGCGGGTTCTGGTGCCCAATGTCCAGCGCCGCTCCGTCGCTCCGGGCCTCAATCCGCAGACCGGGATCTATCTTTGCGACACCCTCGGAGAGCTTGGTCTCTTCTACCGCCTGTCCCGCATTGCCTTTGTCGGGGGCTCTCTGGTCAATCACGGTGGCCAGAATCCCATTGAGCCCGCCCGTCTGGGATGCGCCATCCTGCACGGCCCCCATACAGGCAATTTCAAGGATATCTACGAAGCGCTGGACCGTATTGGCGGCGCGGAGAGCATGGGCTCCGAGCGCGATCTGATCCAGACCCTTGCCCGCATGTTCTCATCCCCTGCCGAGGTTCACAGACGGTCCGAGCTGGCCCGTCAGGCCCTGCGACCATTCGCGGGGGCTCTTGATCGGACAATGATGGAGTTGACGCCGTTTCTCAATCCGCTCAAGATCAATGCTGAACTGAATCGCGCCAATACCGAAGGTGGGTTTCGCGCACCTTAA
- a CDS encoding lysophospholipid acyltransferase family protein → MPHRLLAEAGNAMPAAGQKTGEDQKLSELKKIARSQMMLTLAGRLIALWLRFVHFTSRLVTDYDRSYDRVEEDMPVIVAAWHGQHFMMPLVWRNDRRLRILVSRSADGHLNSVAAESLGVEVVRGSGGRNRAKTMTKGGIAALKNLVSTLAEGVNVGMTVNVPKTGARECGLGVVTLAKLSGRPIVPVAYASSCRIDLNTWDKASINLPFSKAAFVIGDLIYVDRHADAEALEDARLAVQRELNAITDAAYGSLSGKRR, encoded by the coding sequence ATGCCTCACAGGCTCCTTGCCGAGGCTGGCAATGCCATGCCAGCGGCAGGGCAAAAGACCGGAGAAGACCAGAAGTTGTCAGAGCTGAAGAAAATCGCCCGTTCCCAGATGATGCTCACTTTAGCGGGGCGATTGATCGCTCTGTGGCTCCGGTTCGTGCACTTCACCTCGCGTCTGGTCACCGATTATGACAGGTCCTATGACCGCGTCGAAGAAGACATGCCGGTGATTGTCGCGGCATGGCACGGCCAGCATTTCATGATGCCGCTCGTCTGGCGCAACGACCGCAGACTTCGCATTCTGGTCTCCCGGTCAGCGGATGGTCATCTCAACAGCGTCGCAGCCGAAAGCCTCGGTGTCGAAGTCGTGCGAGGCTCGGGCGGACGCAACCGCGCCAAGACCATGACCAAGGGCGGCATTGCAGCCCTCAAGAATCTGGTCTCGACCCTCGCCGAGGGGGTCAATGTGGGAATGACGGTCAATGTCCCCAAAACCGGTGCCCGCGAATGCGGTTTGGGGGTCGTTACCCTCGCCAAACTGTCCGGGCGCCCCATCGTGCCGGTTGCCTATGCCTCCTCGTGCCGGATCGATCTCAACACCTGGGACAAGGCCTCGATCAATTTGCCCTTCAGCAAGGCTGCCTTCGTCATTGGGGATCTCATTTATGTGGATCGCCACGCGGATGCCGAAGCGTTGGAAGATGCCCGTCTCGCGGTGCAGCGGGAGCTGAACGCGATCACCGATGCGGCCTACGGCAGCCTGTCCGGAAAGCGCCGGTAG
- a CDS encoding DUF4170 domain-containing protein — protein MSETKPKQLLHLVFGGELTDLEGIEFKDLDKLDIVGIYPNYATAFDAWKSKAQSTVDNAHMRYFVVHMHRLMEPDEAE, from the coding sequence ATGTCGGAAACAAAGCCAAAGCAGCTATTGCATCTGGTGTTCGGTGGAGAACTCACCGATCTGGAAGGGATTGAATTCAAGGATCTCGACAAGCTCGATATCGTCGGCATCTATCCCAACTATGCCACGGCCTTCGATGCCTGGAAATCAAAGGCCCAGAGCACCGTGGACAACGCGCACATGCGCTATTTCGTTGTCCACATGCATCGCCTGATGGAGCCGGACGAAGCGGAATAG
- a CDS encoding DUF6101 family protein — protein MRRQDNYKYTEAISYQVEGSTRVDPHNLTKYFHSSVIRSKTAKLAGMDESSLFGSQVPGMVQIKEDYVLVESVLTCGLPLIVRVPMSCFKGVGARFVVGKREGSPLICILELVHEDPNLSIPVMATTDLEEAAVDWKSWSRRYGLAMLHQPLEADGYVQVDWERGVPAGLAPGPIKPRRHHAQFAARRPRFLVRRKVGISGELANVSGREIIARN, from the coding sequence GTGAGGCGTCAAGACAATTACAAATACACGGAAGCCATTTCCTATCAGGTTGAGGGGTCGACACGCGTCGATCCCCACAATCTGACGAAATATTTCCACTCCTCCGTCATCCGGTCCAAGACCGCCAAACTCGCAGGCATGGACGAGTCCAGCCTGTTCGGCAGTCAGGTTCCCGGCATGGTTCAGATCAAGGAAGACTACGTCCTCGTCGAAAGTGTCCTGACCTGTGGTCTGCCGCTGATCGTCAGGGTTCCCATGTCCTGCTTCAAGGGCGTTGGTGCGCGTTTCGTCGTTGGCAAGCGCGAAGGCTCTCCCCTTATCTGCATTCTTGAGCTGGTCCACGAAGACCCGAACCTGTCGATCCCGGTGATGGCCACCACGGATCTGGAAGAAGCAGCGGTCGACTGGAAAAGTTGGTCTCGGCGCTATGGCCTTGCCATGCTGCACCAGCCGCTTGAGGCCGATGGTTATGTGCAGGTGGATTGGGAACGCGGTGTTCCTGCCGGACTTGCTCCGGGGCCGATCAAGCCGCGTCGCCATCATGCGCAGTTCGCAGCCAGACGTCCTCGTTTTCTGGTTCGCCGCAAGGTCGGCATCAGCGGTGAACTGGCCAATGTCTCGGGCCGCGAGATCATCGCGCGCAACTAG
- a CDS encoding TldD/PmbA family protein: MSDLLDQSVILDRAQHLVEAAIKAGADSADAVAARAVSSSVGVRDGSPEENERSENDSMALRVFIDGCKASISTNTTSDPDILSKLAERAVAMARLSPRDPFARLAARSDLMDNAVVPKRVAAIDPFDPGIPSTEELLMMARGAEEGALAVEGVSKSGGATAGHFLGGVVLATSHGFVGSYFSSRISFSATAIAGTGMHMERDYSFSAAVHRADLKEPTYVGRRAGERATARINPAKVETGTYDVIFEPRVANSLIGHFASAINGTSIARHTSFLMDKLGRQVFPSGISITDDPTLVRGLGSRPFDGEGIDCKPLALVEDGYLNQWILDSATAAELGLKTNGRASRSGANPYPSTTNLTLTPGTQTKQDLISGVKDGVYITDLIGHGVNGVTGDYSRGAAGFRIRNGELAEAISEITIAGNLTEMFARIVPADDLNFEQAVNAPSILIEGMTVAGR, from the coding sequence ATGTCAGATCTCCTCGACCAGTCCGTTATCCTCGACCGCGCCCAGCATCTTGTTGAGGCCGCCATCAAAGCCGGTGCAGACTCGGCAGATGCCGTTGCCGCCCGCGCCGTTTCAAGTTCGGTTGGTGTCCGGGATGGATCCCCCGAAGAGAACGAGCGGTCAGAAAATGACTCCATGGCGCTGAGGGTTTTCATCGACGGCTGCAAGGCCTCCATCTCGACGAACACCACATCGGATCCCGATATCCTGTCGAAGCTGGCGGAGCGGGCTGTCGCGATGGCACGCCTGTCGCCGCGCGATCCCTTCGCCCGACTGGCCGCGCGCAGTGACTTGATGGACAATGCGGTGGTTCCCAAGCGCGTCGCCGCTATTGACCCTTTCGATCCGGGCATCCCCTCGACCGAGGAATTGCTGATGATGGCAAGGGGCGCCGAAGAGGGGGCCCTGGCGGTTGAAGGTGTCAGCAAATCAGGCGGTGCGACCGCCGGGCATTTTCTGGGCGGTGTTGTGCTTGCCACCTCTCATGGATTTGTCGGATCCTATTTCTCCTCACGCATTTCCTTCTCGGCCACGGCCATCGCCGGAACCGGGATGCATATGGAGCGGGACTATTCCTTTTCCGCAGCAGTGCATCGCGCCGATCTCAAGGAGCCGACCTATGTAGGACGCCGCGCCGGGGAGCGGGCCACCGCACGCATCAATCCTGCCAAGGTCGAAACCGGCACTTACGATGTCATTTTCGAGCCGCGTGTCGCCAACTCGCTCATCGGCCACTTTGCCTCCGCGATCAATGGCACGTCCATCGCTCGCCACACATCCTTTCTGATGGACAAGCTAGGGCGTCAGGTGTTCCCCTCTGGCATCAGCATCACTGACGATCCGACACTGGTGCGCGGACTTGGCTCCCGTCCGTTTGACGGAGAAGGGATCGACTGCAAGCCTTTGGCACTGGTCGAGGATGGCTATCTGAACCAGTGGATTCTGGACAGCGCGACCGCCGCCGAACTAGGTCTGAAGACCAATGGCCGGGCCTCCCGGTCCGGGGCCAACCCCTATCCCTCAACCACTAACCTTACGCTGACGCCGGGGACGCAGACCAAACAGGATCTGATCAGCGGCGTGAAGGACGGGGTCTATATCACCGACCTGATTGGTCACGGGGTGAACGGGGTCACCGGTGACTATTCGCGCGGCGCGGCAGGGTTCCGTATCCGCAATGGTGAACTGGCCGAGGCGATCTCCGAAATCACCATCGCTGGCAATCTCACCGAGATGTTCGCCCGCATCGTTCCTGCCGACGACCTCAATTTCGAGCAGGCCGTCAACGCGCCATCCATCCTGATCGAGGGCATGACGGTTGCAGGACGATAA
- the lpxK gene encoding tetraacyldisaccharide 4'-kinase, whose protein sequence is MKAPGFWKERGILAWLLYPASFLYGRISLSRFNKPARYKAHLPVICVGNLVAGGAGKTPMVIAIGAAARSIGLSPIFLTRGYGGTESGPLVVDPKSHSVREVGDEALLLARIAPTILARDRVQGAKLAEEVAASGDGGGIIIMDDGFQNPYLYKDLSLVVVDAQQSIGNGFVMPAGPLRAPLLPQVRRADQFIVIGEGERAPRLRQLAAKLGKASNHATLRPGKCNLLGGTHVFAFCGIGRPQKFHQTLEELELEIIDHMDFADHHLYTEADAEAIFNRAKEQNLSIVTTAKDHVRLAGLGKAGDKLARKAHVVEVTMVFDDRAFPRRTIEQAQRKFSRR, encoded by the coding sequence ATGAAGGCTCCAGGTTTCTGGAAAGAGCGCGGGATCCTTGCCTGGCTGCTCTATCCTGCCAGCTTCCTGTATGGTCGCATATCCCTGTCTCGCTTCAACAAGCCCGCCCGCTACAAGGCTCATCTGCCGGTCATCTGCGTCGGCAATCTGGTCGCCGGGGGAGCTGGCAAGACGCCGATGGTCATCGCCATTGGAGCCGCCGCCCGCTCAATCGGCCTTTCCCCCATTTTTTTGACCCGCGGTTATGGCGGAACCGAATCCGGCCCACTCGTTGTCGATCCGAAGTCCCACAGCGTCCGTGAGGTCGGTGACGAGGCATTGCTCCTTGCCCGCATTGCTCCGACCATCCTTGCCAGAGACCGGGTTCAGGGTGCAAAGCTGGCCGAGGAAGTGGCCGCCAGTGGGGACGGGGGTGGGATCATCATCATGGATGACGGCTTCCAGAATCCTTATCTCTACAAGGATCTCTCGCTGGTCGTGGTCGATGCCCAGCAGAGCATCGGCAATGGCTTCGTGATGCCTGCAGGGCCCTTACGCGCACCGCTCCTGCCTCAGGTGCGACGGGCGGACCAGTTCATCGTCATCGGTGAGGGGGAGCGCGCACCGCGCCTCAGGCAGTTGGCTGCCAAACTCGGCAAGGCCTCGAACCACGCCACGCTGCGTCCGGGCAAATGCAATCTTCTGGGCGGCACCCACGTCTTTGCCTTCTGCGGCATCGGTCGGCCTCAGAAGTTCCATCAGACGCTGGAAGAGCTGGAGCTGGAGATCATCGATCACATGGATTTCGCGGATCATCATCTCTACACCGAAGCAGACGCAGAGGCGATCTTCAACCGTGCCAAGGAGCAGAATCTCTCCATCGTGACCACGGCGAAGGATCATGTCCGTCTGGCCGGTCTCGGCAAGGCCGGTGACAAGCTGGCACGCAAGGCGCATGTGGTGGAGGTGACGATGGTCTTTGACGACCGGGCTTTCCCGCGTAGAACCATCGAGCAGGCCCAGCGCAAATTCTCCCGCCGCTAA
- a CDS encoding DEAD/DEAH box helicase: protein MTQFEAVHPVLGTALTARGYDSLTSVQQAVVEAEAKGRDLLVSAQTGSGKTVAFGLAMADDLLGDDDKLPVAAEPLALVIAPTRELALQVKEELSWLYAGCGAEIASCVGGMDIRRERRDLVRGCHILVGTPGRLRDHIERGTLNLEWLRIAVLDEADEMLDLGFREDLEFILSSANAERRTFLFSATVPRPIAQLAKTYQNDALRISTAEERQQHADIVYHAHQVSAHDKERAVINVLRFHEAPSTMIFCSTREMVRHLSARLSNRGFAVVALSGELSQAERTHALQSMRDGRARVCVATDVAARGIDLPNLDLVIHADLPNNAETLLHRSGRTGRAGRKGACALIVPNNKRHVINRLLKTANVRVHWGPVPGIDDIMRQDQSRIFTHGALTSEHEETTMDLARSLLSTYGAEQVAAAFLATQQALYPAPEDVSDIIDMPDTNKREKRERNDFEDGIWFRINAGRKHRAEPRWLLPLICRVGEFSKKKVGFIRILDGETIFELAPDVASRFEDITETEGTGEKSLRITKIGDRPEELLNGSSGRGGAPRGKKHAHGDEDRPRRGGGHKRFEKRSEGRSEGRFEGRKRNSNDSHPKSRKPSRGKSNGKFAADRA from the coding sequence ATGACTCAATTCGAAGCCGTGCATCCCGTTCTCGGGACTGCATTGACTGCGCGTGGCTATGACAGCCTCACCTCCGTTCAACAGGCCGTTGTGGAAGCCGAAGCCAAGGGGCGCGATCTGCTCGTCTCCGCCCAGACCGGCTCTGGCAAGACCGTTGCCTTTGGCCTTGCGATGGCCGACGACCTGCTCGGTGACGACGACAAGCTGCCGGTTGCAGCAGAACCCCTCGCACTGGTGATCGCCCCGACCCGCGAACTGGCCCTTCAGGTCAAGGAAGAACTGTCCTGGCTCTATGCCGGATGCGGTGCCGAAATTGCCTCCTGTGTTGGCGGCATGGACATCCGTCGCGAGCGGCGTGATCTGGTGCGTGGTTGCCACATTCTTGTTGGCACGCCGGGCCGTCTGCGCGATCACATCGAGCGCGGCACGCTCAATCTCGAATGGCTGCGGATTGCGGTTCTCGATGAAGCGGACGAAATGCTTGATCTCGGCTTCCGCGAAGATCTCGAATTCATTCTCTCATCGGCAAACGCAGAGCGCCGCACCTTCCTGTTCTCCGCTACTGTGCCGCGTCCGATCGCCCAGCTTGCCAAGACCTATCAGAATGATGCGCTGCGCATCAGCACCGCTGAAGAGCGTCAGCAGCATGCGGACATCGTCTATCATGCCCATCAGGTCTCGGCCCATGACAAGGAAAGGGCCGTCATCAACGTGCTTCGCTTCCACGAAGCGCCGAGCACCATGATTTTCTGCTCGACCCGCGAAATGGTGCGCCATCTGTCGGCCCGTCTCAGCAACCGCGGCTTCGCCGTTGTGGCGCTGTCTGGTGAGTTGAGTCAGGCGGAACGGACCCACGCACTTCAGTCCATGCGCGATGGCCGGGCTCGCGTCTGCGTGGCGACCGATGTTGCCGCTCGCGGCATCGATCTGCCCAATCTCGATCTGGTCATTCATGCGGATCTTCCCAACAATGCCGAGACCCTGCTGCACCGGTCTGGCCGTACGGGCCGCGCAGGCCGCAAGGGCGCCTGCGCCCTCATTGTGCCGAACAACAAGCGTCACGTCATCAATCGCCTGCTGAAGACCGCCAACGTGCGCGTCCACTGGGGTCCGGTGCCGGGCATCGACGACATCATGCGTCAGGATCAGAGCCGCATCTTTACCCACGGTGCGCTGACCTCCGAGCATGAGGAAACCACCATGGATCTCGCACGGTCTCTGCTGTCCACCTATGGTGCAGAGCAGGTCGCGGCAGCTTTCCTTGCCACCCAGCAGGCGCTCTATCCCGCCCCCGAAGACGTCTCCGACATCATCGACATGCCGGACACCAACAAACGGGAAAAACGCGAGCGCAACGATTTCGAGGACGGCATCTGGTTCCGCATCAATGCCGGTCGCAAGCACCGCGCCGAACCTCGCTGGCTGCTTCCGCTGATCTGCCGTGTTGGCGAATTCTCCAAGAAGAAAGTCGGTTTCATCCGCATCCTTGATGGCGAAACCATTTTCGAACTGGCGCCCGATGTGGCCAGCCGCTTCGAGGACATCACCGAGACCGAGGGCACGGGCGAGAAGAGCCTGCGCATCACCAAGATCGGTGACCGCCCCGAGGAGCTTCTGAATGGCTCGTCCGGTCGTGGTGGTGCTCCACGCGGCAAGAAGCACGCTCATGGTGACGAGGATCGTCCGAGACGTGGCGGTGGTCATAAACGGTTCGAGAAACGCTCCGAGGGGCGCTCTGAAGGCCGTTTCGAGGGTCGCAAACGGAACAGCAACGACAGCCACCCGAAATCCCGCAAACCAAGCCGTGGAAAATCCAACGGCAAGTTTGCCGCAGATCGTGCCTGA
- a CDS encoding 3'(2'),5'-bisphosphate nucleotidase CysQ encodes MTPCSDYPAFCEDTKLLEKVAREAGDVALKFFMKDPEVWTKKNDSPVTEADLAVNQLIAERLIAARPNYGWLSEESDDNDERLDKRRVFVIDPIDGTRAFIDGGDEWTISLAVVENQRPVAAALYAPVRHEMYLASKLSGATLNGTRLRSPQFRTLEGARAAGPRIVIDKGPLARAGVVGRGYIRSLAYRIVMVANGALDLALAREHANDWDLAAADLIVEEAGGVLRDHTNQPLRYNRKDCRHGSLYAAGHPIADIMAPIISVLNFPKRHGSRA; translated from the coding sequence ATGACGCCTTGCTCCGATTATCCTGCCTTCTGCGAAGACACCAAGCTGCTCGAAAAAGTGGCTCGGGAAGCAGGTGACGTCGCCCTGAAGTTTTTCATGAAGGACCCAGAGGTCTGGACCAAGAAAAACGACAGCCCTGTCACCGAAGCGGATCTCGCCGTCAACCAACTCATCGCCGAGCGCCTCATCGCAGCGCGACCCAACTATGGCTGGCTGTCCGAGGAAAGCGACGACAATGACGAACGGCTGGACAAGCGCCGGGTCTTTGTCATCGACCCCATCGACGGCACACGCGCCTTCATCGACGGAGGCGACGAATGGACGATCTCTCTGGCCGTTGTCGAGAATCAACGACCCGTGGCCGCAGCTCTCTATGCCCCGGTACGCCACGAGATGTATCTGGCCTCCAAACTCTCCGGAGCCACCCTCAATGGCACACGCCTCAGGAGCCCCCAGTTCCGCACCCTTGAAGGAGCCCGCGCTGCCGGGCCACGCATCGTCATCGACAAGGGACCGCTTGCCCGCGCCGGAGTTGTCGGGCGTGGCTATATCCGGTCGCTGGCCTATCGGATCGTGATGGTAGCCAACGGAGCGCTTGATCTGGCGCTCGCCCGCGAGCATGCCAACGACTGGGATCTGGCCGCCGCCGATCTGATCGTCGAAGAAGCGGGCGGCGTTCTGCGCGACCACACCAACCAGCCCCTCCGATACAACAGGAAGGACTGTCGTCACGGCAGTCTCTATGCGGCTGGCCACCCGATCGCCGATATCATGGCCCCGATCATTTCCGTTCTGAACTTCCCCAAAAGGCACGGATCTCGGGCTTAA